One window of Rhodopirellula bahusiensis genomic DNA carries:
- a CDS encoding cytochrome c3 family protein, with protein MTGAKQLWLSLIGVNVLVIGGIAYSALAPGASTKAMLLPGKTSHGHYQIEMRCDLCHTEGSGLREDACTSCHAEELRLAKDTHPASKFNDPTNAELLSVLDAKNCVTCHREHVEEQTLDMGLTMPADYCFHCHQETLETRPSHADFKFDSCATAGCHNYHDNRALYENFLLKHADEDAFLEEMVGLKRSPLSAVTDEALSRADADGLAELSMTDSLGDVTLLNDWAATAHASAGVNCSGCHLELSEDKAVESTTLDGTWNRDVSVQTCGRCHEGQMETFFEGHHGMRLAAGLSPMTPRDARLSMHVDASHRELDCNACHSGHRFDTEFASVDACLTCHNDTHSQAFLATSHYAAWQNETAGTAPAGSGVSCATCHMPRMEDDDGNVWVNHNQNDNLRPNEKMIRDVCMQCHGLGFSIDALADPQLIENCFAETPAVHVESIDLVKARFEERQRKKEARSKKK; from the coding sequence ATGACAGGAGCCAAACAGCTGTGGTTGAGTTTGATCGGCGTGAATGTGCTGGTGATTGGTGGCATTGCCTATTCAGCTCTGGCACCAGGTGCATCGACGAAAGCGATGTTGTTGCCAGGCAAGACATCGCACGGACACTACCAAATTGAGATGCGATGTGACCTTTGTCACACCGAAGGCAGCGGACTTCGCGAAGACGCGTGCACCAGTTGCCATGCCGAAGAACTGCGACTGGCCAAAGACACGCATCCGGCCAGCAAATTCAATGATCCCACCAATGCGGAATTGTTGTCCGTGCTGGATGCCAAGAACTGCGTCACCTGTCACCGAGAACATGTCGAGGAGCAAACGCTGGACATGGGGCTGACGATGCCAGCGGACTATTGTTTTCACTGCCACCAGGAGACTCTAGAAACTCGCCCCAGCCACGCGGATTTCAAGTTTGATTCCTGTGCGACGGCTGGCTGTCACAACTACCACGACAACCGGGCTCTGTACGAGAACTTTTTGCTCAAACACGCCGACGAAGACGCGTTCTTGGAAGAGATGGTTGGGTTGAAGCGTTCGCCCTTGTCCGCTGTGACGGACGAAGCTCTGTCAAGAGCGGACGCCGACGGGCTCGCTGAGTTGTCCATGACAGACTCACTAGGTGACGTCACGCTCTTGAACGATTGGGCGGCCACCGCACACGCATCAGCTGGTGTGAACTGCAGCGGTTGCCATTTGGAACTGTCCGAAGACAAAGCCGTTGAATCAACGACGTTGGACGGAACCTGGAATCGCGATGTTTCCGTTCAAACGTGCGGTCGTTGTCACGAGGGGCAGATGGAAACGTTTTTCGAGGGGCACCACGGAATGCGTTTGGCTGCGGGTTTGTCGCCGATGACTCCGCGAGACGCTCGTCTTTCAATGCACGTCGATGCCTCGCACCGTGAGCTTGATTGCAACGCCTGCCATTCCGGTCACCGCTTCGACACCGAGTTTGCATCGGTCGATGCTTGTTTGACATGCCACAACGACACGCACAGCCAGGCGTTTCTGGCGACCAGCCACTATGCCGCTTGGCAGAACGAGACTGCCGGGACGGCACCAGCGGGAAGTGGTGTTTCATGTGCGACCTGTCATATGCCGCGGATGGAAGATGACGACGGCAATGTTTGGGTCAATCACAACCAGAATGACAACCTTCGACCCAACGAAAAAATGATTCGCGATGTCTGCATGCAGTGTCACGGACTTGGTTTTTCGATCGATGCATTGGCCGACCCGCAACTGATCGAAAACTGTTTCGCCGAGACCCCTGCGGTGCACGTTGAAAGCATTGACCTCGTGAAAGCGAGATTCGAAGAAAGACAACGTAAGAAGGAGGCTCGTTCGAAGAAGAAGTGA
- a CDS encoding WD40 repeat domain-containing protein encodes MKSARIKPFHLTAFSWLLLAIVCNHPSPVNAQHEFDSDIEELLAEVNSHLMNREYVELNQLIDKTREQNPYSINGTPLLTAIYEHLGSPIRTTRQTVVSVNDRKQVLNAWISSEPSVGAYVAMADCMLTLAFRHRGGGFASTIPPSRLAPMHEALEQAEAALDQAEAYATDGDIADAGIPLYRMRVARLTGADRETMQRYLNESAEIDPWLQPPIGAMCQYLQPRWYGEEGDLLAFAENWSDEMASQTGDYPYAMVAWNTFNSKDATHFSEDGFQWPRMKRGVLQWLEQVPDSPMRLGGIAYFAHLAGDRETARAMIERLEGRWITGTWPDFASHERTVRWAFDTDSLGDSLLVAELGPKRITKVSLLDEGQRFIAFNRNRKATEIIAYDTETGNESYRTPVWPENLSFVSDQPVGDSIDIGMQIRGRTTILRGDPETLDFATIGQSDGYIQSLTTTEDGKVVAMSDSGGNIKFWLIEDAPIPHEWKDALPNGTSTLALSPNGDRIFAGCDQSLRMWSTETRQLVHTFTTNTPRIHSVDWSSDGKLLAAAGAGNKIELWNAEDFSKLGEIELSAEFITSIEISPDGRQLAAGTWSASVPTKPGEVILCDIEGQYVLKTLHGHRMNVHDVTFTPDGSKILSASDDGSVRIWDASQD; translated from the coding sequence ATGAAGTCTGCTCGCATCAAGCCGTTCCACCTGACAGCCTTCAGTTGGCTGTTGCTGGCCATCGTTTGCAATCACCCCAGTCCGGTGAATGCGCAACACGAATTCGACTCGGACATTGAAGAACTTCTCGCCGAGGTCAATTCACATCTGATGAATCGCGAATACGTTGAGCTGAACCAACTCATCGACAAGACGCGAGAACAAAACCCATATTCCATCAATGGCACTCCGCTCCTCACCGCCATTTACGAGCATCTAGGATCGCCAATCCGAACAACACGCCAAACAGTTGTTTCGGTCAACGATCGAAAACAAGTCCTGAATGCTTGGATCTCGTCTGAGCCATCGGTTGGTGCCTACGTTGCGATGGCAGACTGCATGTTGACGCTCGCCTTTCGACATCGTGGAGGAGGGTTCGCTTCCACCATCCCGCCATCGAGGCTGGCGCCCATGCACGAAGCTCTCGAACAGGCGGAAGCAGCACTGGACCAAGCCGAAGCCTACGCGACTGACGGAGACATCGCTGATGCCGGAATTCCTCTGTACCGCATGCGAGTTGCGAGACTGACCGGTGCCGATCGGGAAACCATGCAACGATACCTCAATGAGTCCGCCGAAATTGATCCATGGCTTCAGCCTCCGATCGGTGCCATGTGCCAATACTTGCAACCGCGTTGGTACGGCGAGGAAGGAGACTTGCTTGCGTTCGCAGAAAATTGGTCGGACGAAATGGCATCGCAAACAGGTGATTATCCCTACGCCATGGTTGCTTGGAATACTTTCAACTCCAAAGACGCGACGCATTTCTCGGAAGACGGCTTTCAATGGCCTCGGATGAAACGTGGAGTCCTTCAATGGCTTGAACAAGTTCCTGATTCACCGATGCGTTTGGGAGGAATTGCATACTTCGCCCACCTCGCCGGCGATCGCGAAACAGCGCGGGCGATGATCGAACGATTGGAGGGCCGCTGGATTACCGGTACATGGCCAGACTTTGCGAGCCATGAACGAACCGTGCGATGGGCTTTCGACACCGACTCCCTCGGGGACTCGCTACTCGTTGCCGAGCTAGGCCCAAAAAGGATTACCAAAGTAAGTTTGCTGGATGAAGGACAGCGATTCATTGCCTTCAATCGCAATCGCAAAGCGACGGAGATCATCGCCTACGACACCGAAACGGGCAACGAATCCTATCGCACCCCGGTCTGGCCAGAGAACCTGAGTTTCGTCTCGGATCAACCCGTAGGTGATTCAATTGACATCGGGATGCAAATTCGCGGTCGCACCACGATCCTCCGCGGTGATCCAGAAACGTTGGATTTCGCCACCATTGGACAAAGCGATGGCTACATCCAAAGCCTAACGACGACGGAAGATGGAAAGGTGGTTGCCATGTCGGACAGCGGTGGAAACATCAAGTTTTGGCTTATCGAGGACGCACCAATTCCGCACGAATGGAAAGACGCCCTTCCCAACGGCACATCCACGTTGGCCCTATCACCAAACGGCGACCGGATCTTCGCCGGTTGCGACCAATCGCTTCGCATGTGGAGCACGGAAACACGCCAACTCGTTCACACATTTACGACCAACACACCGCGAATCCACAGCGTTGACTGGTCTTCCGATGGCAAGCTTCTGGCGGCCGCCGGTGCGGGAAACAAAATCGAACTTTGGAATGCGGAGGACTTCTCCAAACTCGGTGAAATCGAACTGTCAGCGGAATTCATCACCTCCATTGAAATCTCCCCCGATGGCAGACAATTGGCCGCCGGCACATGGTCGGCCAGCGTTCCCACGAAACCTGGAGAAGTCATCCTGTGCGACATCGAGGGGCAGTACGTTCTTAAAACACTGCATGGACATCGCATGAATGTCCACGATGTCACGTTCACACCCGACGGCAGCAAAATCCTCTCCGCCAGCGACGATGGCAGCGTCCGCATTTGGGACGCATCGCAGGACTGA
- a CDS encoding Tll0287-like domain-containing protein, translating into MFSRFTPNTFLFSLLCLLVATSTGCGGGANASATPSEPSEPGIPYKKFADAVHAVMMADRTVYASKVVTRLKKQEAPVEPSEYWEDEEHTIPLPAQMFRMGSELVFDNPEAGFTYALKSKWPLNEQNKPKSDLEITALDFIAENPTENFYGEEELGGEKYFVAAYADKAVAEACWSCHNDHPNRGDDYPEFVKDDVMGGVIVRVPMK; encoded by the coding sequence ATGTTTTCCAGATTCACACCCAACACGTTCCTTTTCAGTCTGCTTTGTCTGTTAGTTGCAACCTCCACCGGATGTGGCGGTGGTGCAAACGCTTCGGCAACACCTTCGGAGCCATCTGAACCCGGCATCCCGTACAAGAAATTTGCCGATGCCGTTCACGCCGTGATGATGGCCGACCGAACCGTCTACGCATCCAAAGTTGTCACGCGACTGAAAAAGCAAGAGGCCCCAGTCGAACCCAGCGAGTACTGGGAAGACGAAGAACACACGATCCCGCTTCCGGCGCAAATGTTCCGAATGGGATCCGAGTTGGTGTTCGACAATCCGGAAGCCGGATTCACGTACGCGTTGAAAAGCAAATGGCCTCTCAATGAACAGAACAAACCAAAGAGTGATCTCGAAATCACGGCTTTGGATTTCATCGCTGAGAACCCGACCGAAAACTTTTACGGCGAAGAAGAGCTCGGTGGTGAGAAGTATTTCGTCGCCGCGTATGCCGACAAAGCTGTCGCGGAAGCGTGTTGGAGCTGCCACAACGATCACCCCAACCGCGGGGATGATTACCCCGAGTTCGTCAAAGACGACGTCATGGGTGGCGTCATTGTTCGAGTGCCCATGAAGTGA
- the nusG gene encoding transcription termination/antitermination protein NusG: MPILPFEPDCYPDDLIDQEESLDSPWWLLYTKSRQEKAVIRKLREAGVPHYAPMIKQRFRSPAGRMRESFVPLFSTYVFLRGDDQARYEAICTGSVLKASEIMQVPDLIEDLQQIRSLIVMGVPLTIESKLQPGENVRVKNGTFANYEGTVIRRENETRLLVFVRFMEQGVSVKLEDCQLEKID, from the coding sequence ATGCCCATTCTGCCTTTCGAACCCGATTGCTACCCAGACGACTTGATCGACCAAGAGGAATCGCTCGATTCGCCTTGGTGGTTGCTGTACACGAAATCTCGCCAAGAGAAAGCGGTGATTCGGAAACTGCGTGAAGCTGGTGTTCCGCACTACGCGCCAATGATCAAGCAACGATTTCGATCGCCCGCCGGGCGCATGCGTGAGTCGTTCGTGCCGTTGTTTTCGACGTACGTTTTTTTGCGTGGCGACGATCAGGCACGTTACGAAGCGATCTGCACCGGATCGGTGTTGAAGGCCTCTGAAATTATGCAGGTACCCGACCTGATCGAGGACCTGCAGCAGATCCGCAGCCTGATCGTGATGGGTGTGCCGCTGACGATCGAGAGCAAACTGCAACCCGGAGAAAACGTTCGCGTGAAGAACGGGACTTTCGCGAATTACGAGGGCACCGTGATTCGCCGCGAAAATGAAACTCGTTTGTTGGTCTTTGTTCGGTTCATGGAACAAGGCGTCAGCGTGAAACTGGAAGACTGCCAGCTCGAGAAAATTGACTGA
- a CDS encoding FAD-dependent oxidoreductase gives MQSAPQIADPPRADVASAERLVVVGGGMAAHGFCKRIIESSQRSRFAISVFGEEPRPAYDRVNLSSLLAGRPESELLLSPRQWYQQNKIELHTGRRITRIDLERQLVHDDHGIAEPYDHLVLATGSYPWVPPISGAESPGVFVYRTIDDLEAIQQYVCQHDAKTSAVIGGGLLGLEAAKVITDLGLATTILEVAPGLMPRQLDAQAAKVLREKVESLGVEVHVTRRTKGIVPRDGKLTLEFENADPAEVDIVLVAAGIRPRDELAREAGLELGPRGGIAVNRSLQTSDPNVFAIGECAAVDGQIHGLVAPCYRMADVLAARLSGEQTEFVDDEEPVELKLLGVPVITLGKAIGESTSGVVVTHAGKDGYRKLILEQGRLVGAASVGEWDDVNLIRMSVAQHKRLWPTQRVRFLRTGTPFAGGSGLPIHQWPGCATVCSCMGVTRERLGVAIAEGHVTVPELSAATGAGTACGTCRNMLCELVGEGPEPVNVRGSRVLLTTSVVAACLGVALFLLPPIPFATSVQDAWRKIDLFWRDGFIKQVTGFSLLFLMLAALVFSLRKRVKRISFGDYGWWRAAHALIGTAMLFGLIVHTGVRMGSNLNFALSLTFLLLALVGGLAGVASSLESKLSGDSAMLMRAWRPKLTWIHIALFVPLPALLAGHVFSVYWY, from the coding sequence ATGCAAAGTGCCCCTCAGATCGCCGATCCACCTCGCGCCGATGTCGCATCGGCGGAGAGATTGGTCGTCGTCGGGGGTGGAATGGCGGCTCACGGTTTTTGCAAGCGAATCATCGAAAGCAGCCAGCGGTCTCGGTTTGCGATTTCCGTCTTTGGCGAAGAACCTCGCCCGGCCTATGACCGAGTGAACCTGTCGTCGCTGTTGGCGGGACGGCCCGAGTCTGAATTGTTGCTCTCGCCGAGGCAGTGGTACCAGCAGAACAAGATCGAGCTTCACACGGGACGGCGAATCACGCGAATCGATTTGGAGCGTCAGCTGGTTCACGATGACCATGGCATCGCGGAGCCGTACGACCATTTGGTGCTGGCCACAGGTTCGTATCCATGGGTACCGCCGATTTCAGGTGCGGAAAGCCCAGGAGTGTTTGTCTATCGCACGATCGATGACTTGGAGGCGATTCAGCAATACGTTTGTCAACACGATGCCAAGACTTCGGCTGTGATTGGCGGTGGACTGCTGGGATTGGAGGCCGCGAAAGTCATCACGGATCTCGGTTTGGCAACGACAATTTTGGAAGTTGCCCCTGGTCTGATGCCGCGGCAGCTTGATGCCCAAGCCGCGAAAGTTTTGCGTGAGAAGGTCGAATCGCTAGGCGTCGAAGTGCACGTCACTCGTCGCACGAAAGGGATCGTGCCGCGGGATGGCAAGCTGACGTTGGAATTCGAGAACGCGGATCCGGCTGAAGTCGACATTGTCTTGGTCGCCGCGGGGATTCGACCTCGAGATGAACTGGCTCGAGAAGCCGGGTTGGAACTCGGTCCGCGAGGTGGCATCGCGGTGAACCGGAGTTTGCAAACGAGCGACCCAAACGTGTTCGCGATTGGCGAGTGCGCCGCGGTGGATGGACAAATCCATGGTTTGGTGGCTCCGTGCTATCGCATGGCGGATGTGTTGGCAGCACGCTTGTCGGGCGAGCAAACCGAATTCGTCGACGATGAAGAACCCGTTGAACTGAAGCTTCTCGGCGTTCCCGTCATCACTCTCGGCAAAGCAATCGGTGAATCGACCTCGGGTGTCGTGGTCACTCATGCCGGCAAGGATGGCTACCGCAAACTGATTTTGGAACAGGGACGCTTGGTCGGTGCGGCTTCGGTTGGTGAGTGGGACGATGTGAATCTGATCCGAATGTCAGTCGCCCAGCACAAGCGTTTGTGGCCGACCCAGCGTGTGCGGTTTTTGCGGACGGGAACACCCTTCGCCGGTGGATCTGGATTGCCAATTCATCAGTGGCCGGGTTGCGCGACCGTTTGTTCTTGCATGGGTGTGACGCGAGAGAGACTTGGGGTGGCCATCGCTGAAGGGCATGTCACGGTACCGGAGTTGTCGGCGGCAACCGGAGCGGGCACCGCCTGCGGAACCTGCCGAAACATGCTTTGCGAATTGGTGGGTGAGGGTCCCGAACCGGTCAACGTCCGTGGCAGCCGAGTTCTGTTGACGACCTCGGTTGTCGCTGCGTGCTTGGGTGTCGCTTTGTTCCTGCTGCCGCCGATACCGTTTGCCACCAGCGTTCAAGATGCATGGCGCAAGATCGATCTGTTTTGGCGAGACGGATTCATCAAACAAGTCACCGGATTCTCGTTGTTGTTTCTGATGTTGGCGGCGCTCGTCTTTTCGCTACGAAAACGAGTCAAGCGAATCAGCTTTGGCGACTATGGGTGGTGGCGAGCAGCTCACGCTTTGATCGGCACCGCGATGTTGTTTGGATTGATCGTTCACACCGGCGTCCGAATGGGCAGCAACTTGAACTTCGCTCTCAGCCTGACGTTCCTGTTGCTGGCTCTGGTTGGTGGTTTGGCCGGAGTGGCTTCGTCGCTGGAATCCAAGCTGTCAGGTGATTCCGCCATGTTGATGCGAGCTTGGCGGCCCAAGTTGACTTGGATTCACATCGCCCTGTTTGTTCCACTGCCAGCATTGTTGGCCGGTCACGTCTTCAGCGTGTATTGGTACTGA
- a CDS encoding globin family protein gives MTPEQVTLVKDSWEKVKPISEQAADLFYGRLFTLDPSLRSLFKGDMSEQGKKLMSTISLAVASLDRLETILPTVQALGRKHAVEYEVPESSYATVGEALIWTLGQGLGDDFTDDVKEAWVLTYTTLSEAMLSGTQAAA, from the coding sequence ATGACTCCAGAACAAGTGACTCTCGTCAAAGACAGTTGGGAAAAGGTCAAACCCATCTCAGAGCAAGCCGCCGATCTGTTTTACGGCCGGCTGTTCACGCTCGACCCAAGTCTGCGTTCACTCTTCAAAGGCGACATGAGCGAACAAGGCAAAAAACTGATGAGCACGATTTCATTGGCGGTCGCGTCGCTCGATCGACTGGAAACAATTCTGCCGACCGTTCAGGCTTTGGGACGCAAGCACGCGGTCGAATACGAGGTGCCCGAGTCCAGCTACGCGACGGTGGGTGAAGCCCTGATTTGGACACTCGGTCAAGGTCTTGGGGATGACTTCACCGACGATGTCAAAGAAGCATGGGTGCTCACCTACACAACACTTTCTGAAGCAATGTTGAGCGGCACCCAAGCCGCGGCATGA
- the aroB gene encoding 3-dehydroquinate synthase: protein MQSTLPQPIDLMTEPIESIEVSLGDRSYPIWISSGLTESAEQPYFAKHFQTAVGDCTHVVLIHDAAVANTIASRVQQQLEQADIRITSISIPSGETSKSVSQLESIWNTMLESGTDRRSVVVAVGGGVVGDLAGFAAASFTRGLRFVQVPTTLLSMVDSSVGGKTGINLPGGKNMVGSFWQPQMVWIDTQSLSTLPDRDFISGMAEVIKYGVIEDAEFFTWLQTSASRMIDKDPETLRYAIRKSCESKARVVAEDERETSGRRAILNYGHTFAHAIEATAGYGVCLHGEAVSIGMQMAAHLAIDMELCGPSLLEEQTAVLSAAKLPLAWKDADPELMLPVMSRDKKVSHGKLRFVLPDKIGHVAMVGDVPTDKVVSAINACREESN from the coding sequence GTGCAATCAACTTTGCCCCAACCCATTGACCTCATGACCGAACCGATTGAATCAATCGAAGTCTCGCTTGGTGATCGCAGCTATCCCATTTGGATCAGCTCGGGACTGACCGAATCTGCTGAGCAGCCCTATTTCGCGAAACACTTTCAAACGGCCGTTGGCGACTGCACTCATGTGGTACTGATACACGATGCAGCGGTGGCAAATACGATCGCCAGCCGAGTGCAGCAACAACTCGAACAGGCCGACATCCGCATCACCAGTATCTCGATTCCATCGGGTGAAACGAGCAAGTCGGTTTCGCAGCTGGAGTCGATTTGGAACACGATGCTGGAGTCGGGGACAGATCGTCGCAGCGTGGTTGTTGCGGTCGGGGGCGGAGTCGTTGGCGACTTGGCCGGGTTTGCCGCCGCCTCGTTCACTCGCGGATTGAGGTTCGTGCAAGTTCCCACGACACTGCTATCGATGGTCGACAGCAGCGTTGGTGGCAAGACGGGAATCAATCTGCCCGGCGGCAAAAACATGGTCGGCAGTTTTTGGCAGCCTCAAATGGTTTGGATTGACACCCAGTCGCTCTCCACGTTGCCGGATCGCGATTTCATCAGCGGGATGGCGGAAGTTATCAAGTACGGCGTGATCGAGGACGCGGAGTTCTTCACTTGGTTGCAAACCAGCGCCTCGCGAATGATCGACAAAGATCCCGAGACGTTGCGTTACGCGATCAGAAAGAGCTGCGAATCGAAGGCTCGCGTGGTCGCGGAAGACGAGCGTGAAACATCCGGCCGCCGAGCCATTTTGAACTACGGGCACACGTTTGCTCATGCGATCGAAGCCACCGCGGGCTACGGAGTGTGTTTGCACGGCGAAGCGGTCTCGATCGGAATGCAGATGGCCGCTCATTTGGCCATCGACATGGAACTCTGCGGCCCATCTTTGCTAGAAGAACAAACGGCCGTGTTGTCCGCTGCGAAATTGCCGCTGGCATGGAAGGATGCCGATCCCGAACTGATGCTGCCGGTCATGTCTCGTGACAAAAAAGTTTCACACGGCAAGTTGCGGTTTGTTCTTCCCGACAAGATCGGACACGTGGCGATGGTCGGCGACGTCCCCACGGACAAAGTCGTCTCGGCAATCAACGCTTGTCGCGAAGAATCCAACTGA